A single Anopheles funestus chromosome 2RL, idAnoFuneDA-416_04, whole genome shotgun sequence DNA region contains:
- the LOC125765845 gene encoding cytochrome b-c1 complex subunit 6, mitochondrial, giving the protein MAARKWFSSFFPTVKAQEEEDIVDPQTVLREKCAQQGHTSQLWEKYQACNDRVGSRSQTAETCVEELFDYLHELDHCVSKTLFSKLK; this is encoded by the exons ATGGCTGCAAGGAAATGGTTTTCGTCCTTTTTCCCAACGGTAAAGGCCCAGGAGGAGGAAGATATTGTTGATCCGCAAACGGTGCTGCGG GAAAAGTGCGCGCAGCAGGGACACACTAGCCAACTGTGGGAAAAATACCAGGCATGCAATGATCGTGTCGGTAGCCGTTCCCAAACGGCGGAGACATGCGTCGAAGAGCTGTTCGATTACCTGCACGAATTGGATCACTGCGTTTCAAAGACCCTGTTTTCGAAGCTGAAGTGA